In Planctobacterium marinum, the DNA window TAACATCTTCTCAGCCTGAGGCGGCTTATAACCTAGCGCCAACAATGCACTCAGTGCCTCATCTCGGGCACTGCCAATAGCCGTAGGAACAGCCAATTCACCTATATCCAGCGGTGTAACTGCCATGGCCTCAACATTACCAAACACCGTTTTCAAACGGTCCTTCATTTCCACCAATAAGCGTTCAGCGGTCTTTTTCCCCACGCCAGGAAGTTTGACTAAGGAAGAAACATCCCCTTGGTTGACCACTTGAGCGAATTGTCCGGCAGTCATACCCGACATTATGGTCAGTGCCATTTTAGGCCCCACGCCGTTTGCCTTGATGAGTTCCCGAAAAAGTGCCCGCTCTTGTCGGTCAGCAAAGCCAAATAACAACTGGGCATCTTCCCGCACCACAAAGTGGGTATACACCACCACTTCTGCGCCAAGCTCGGGTAACTGGTATAAGCTCGTCATGGGCATCTGGATTTCGTATCCCACACCAGATACGTCGATCAATACTTCTGGCGGGAGTTTTTCCACTAACGTGCCACGAATACGACCTATCATGCTCTACCTCTTTCTTAGTTATTATTATAACGAACTGTTTTTTTATACAGTATCAGTGCAGCACGCTCAGCGCAAGCGTCCTCGTACGGTTTTAGAGGCTTGCCCGGCTAATTTAATCAGGTTTTGTTGGGTGTGGAGGTGACATAAGGCAACCGCTAATGCATCAGCAGCATCAGACTGGGGTTTTTTATTGAGATTCAGTAAATGCATTACCATGTGCTGCACCTGGGCTTTTTCAGCACTGCCTTTGCCCACTACGGATTGTTTGATTTGTCTGGCAGAATACTCTGCCACTGGCAGACTCTTTTGCGTTGCGGCGACAATTGCCGCGCCACGAGCCTGACCGAGCTTCAGCGCTGAATCGGGGTTTTTCGCCATAAACACTTGTTCAATGGCAAATTGCGCAGGTTGATACTGCTCAATGACTTGCGTTACTCCGGCAAAAATCTGCTCAAGTCGTTCAGCCAGCCCCTCCCCTTGCACCCGGATGCAACCGCTGCCGAGGTAGCGAGTTTTATTTGCACTTTGCTCGATAATGCCAAAACCTGTTACCCGAGATCCGGGATCAATCCCTAAAATAATCGCCAAAACAGGCCTCGTAGTTCATTAACCAAATTCATGTATAAATGATTAACAGAGATTTAAAAAGTGATTTTCTATGGCTTCTTTATTACTTTGTGACCACACTTTTTGCTGTGCTTCAGCCGGACTTAACCAACAATGAGTTAGGTGCTCGGTAAGGACGATTGGCGTGGTGCTATCCACGCAAACCGTAAAGACATATTCGGTATTAGTAAACTCACCGGGAGGATATTTGTAACGCCATTGAGGCCTGATTTCAAACTGATTAATAACACGAGTATCTACAAGCTCATAACCGGAGCCAATAATATCAATACCCGTCTCTTCATGAACCTCTCGCGCCGCCGTTTCGATAGGCAGCTCTTCAAGCTCAATGGTGCCTGTTACCGATTGCCAAAAGTCGGGATCATCCTTGCGCTGCAGTACCAGAACCCGATCTTGTGGATCATAGATCAGCACTAAAACGGATTCTGGTCGCTTATATCCCATAGTTTATTCGCTGTCCTTGACGATGGAAGCAATAGCCAATTCCTGCAGTTGTTGCGGATTGGCAAATCCGGGAGCATCTGTCAGAGGACAGGCAGCCGTGGTGGTTTTCGGGAATGCCATCACGTCGCGAATAGACTCAGAGCCGGTCATCAACATCACCATGCGATCTAAGCCGAACGCCAATCCTGCGTGCGGTGGCGCACCAAACTTCAGTGCATCCAATAAGAAGCCAAACTTCTCACGGGCTTCTTCGGCATCAATACCCAAAATAGAAAACACCTGCTGCTGCATATCCTGATTGTGGATACGCACCGAGCCACCACCTAATTCAACGCCATTTAAAACCATGTCATAGGCATCAGAAAGCGCTGTTCCAGGTGCCTGAGCCAGCTCTTCTGGTGTCATATTGCGTGGCGCAGTAAATGGGTGATGCAAAGCGTGGAATTGGCCGTCGATTTCTTCGAACATAGGGAAATCCACAACCCATAAAGGACGCCATTCACCTTGCAATAAATCCAGATCCGTGCCCAGTTTTAACCGCAGTGCCCCCAAAGCCTCACACACTACTGTGTAGGAATCAGCACCAAATAACAGAATATCGCCGGTTTCAGCGCCCGTTCTTTGCAACAGCGCTGTAGCGACCTCTTCAGATAAAAATTTCAGAATCGGAGATTGCAAGCCGTCCATTCCGGCGTCTTTGTCATTTACCTTCAACCAGGCCAGGCCCTTGGCACCATAGATGCCGACAAACTTGCCATATTCATCAATGTTTTTACGCGACAGGCTGGCACCACCTGGTACGCGGATAACCGCAACGCGCCCTTTGGGATCGTTAGCCGGGCCACTAAACACTTTAAAATCGACGTCTTTAACCAGATCAGCAACGTCGACGATTTCTAGTGGGTTGCGTAAATCTGGCTTATCACTGCCGTAACGCTGCATTGCCTCGGCATAAGACATTTTTGGAAACTCGCCCAGTTCCACGTCCAATAAATCATTGAACAAACCACGCACCATCTCTTCAGTAACGGCCATCACACCATCAGCGTCCATGAAGGTGGTTTCGATATCAATTTGGGTAAACTCTGGCTGTCTGTCGGCGCGTAAATCTTCGTCACGGAAACACTTTACGATTTGGTAATAGCGATCCATGCCCGACATCATCAGCAGCTGTTTGAACAGCTGAGGAGACTGTGGCAATGCGAAAAATTGACCTTTGTGCGTACGACTGGGCACCAGATAGTCACGGGCGCCTTCAGGAGTAGCCTTGGTCAGAATGGGGGTTTCAATGTCCAGGAAGCCGTTTTCATCCAGGAAATTGCGCACCGCGCTGGTAACGCGGGCGCGGAATTTGATTTTATCAGACATCTCAGGACGACGTAAATCAAGGTAACGATAGCGCAAACGCTGTTCTTCAGAATTTTCCTGATTGAAGTCCAATGGCAACACATCGGCTTTGCTCAATATTTCCAGACCTTTACCCAGGATCTCGATTTCACCAGTGCGCATCTGCTTGTTGATCTGACCTTCCGGTCTGGCGCGCACAAGCCCTTCGATTTTTACGCAGAATTCCTGACGCAAGGAGTTTGCCGTATCAAATAACTCAGGCAAATCCGGATCGTAAACCACCTGAACAATTCCTTCTCGATCCCGTAAATCAAGGAAGATAACTCCCCCCAAATCACGACGACGATTTACCCAGCCACACAATGTCACTGTCTGACCTACATAACTTGCATCTATATTTCCGCAATAATTGGTGCGCATTAAAAAACCTTTATTTCTTAACAACCGATGAATTCCGATATCACTCAAGGTGAATTTCGGCAATCAAACTTGCCCGGATAAAATGGGCGAATCAAAAATCCCCGGATTATAAACTAAAGCGCAGGCAAGCACAGCATAGAAATCCAGCGGCTGACAATTATTCTTGAATAAGCTGGCAATTACTCTTGAATAAATACCAGAGACAGGGCTGGCCAATAGGTGATAATAATGAGCGAAATTAATAACACCGCAACAAACCCCAGAGTGGCTTTATAAATTTCAGTAATGGGCTTACCGAAACGATAGCTGGCAATAAACAGATTCATGCCCACTGGCGGAGTCAGATACCCGATTTGCATGTTGGCCAGAAAAATCACGCCAAGGTGTACCGGATGGATACCAAAAGACAGCGCTATGGGTAACAGCAGCGGCACCATGATCACAATTGCAGAAAAAATATCTAAAAATGCTCCCAGTACTAACAAAAACAGGTTGAGCATAATCAGAAAACTGAGCGGGCTGTCTATCTTTTGGCTCACCCAATCAAACAATTGCGTCGGCGCTTCAATCTCAATGAAATAGCTGGTAAGTACCAGTGACGCGGTGAGTATGATCAGGATCCCCCCAACCATCACCATGGCTTCACAAATCAGTGCAGGCAACTTTTTCAGGGGAATATCTCTGTATACCAGTACCTGGACAATCAGCAGGTAAATCACGGTCACCACCGCCGCTTCCGACAACGCGAAAAAACCGGAATAAATGCCGCCCAATAACACTAGTGGCAACGGGATTTCCCACTTAGCTAGTTTGGCGGCATCCAGCAACTCGCCAAAAGAGAATGACTGGCGTGCTATTTGATTGCCGCGCTGCATCCACATGCTCCAGGCAGATAGCATCACAATCATCAACAAACCTGGCAATAGCCCGGCCACCAGCAAATCTTCAATGGTCATACTAACGGGCATATCAAGTTGCAGGGCAATTACGCCAAACAGTATCAAAGGCAAAGACGGTGGGAATAGCAATCCTAAACTACCGGAGGTGGTTACCAACCCCAAACTGAATTTTTGCTGATAGCCTGCTTGTTGCAATGCCGGATATAACAGCGCACCAAGGGCTACAATCGTCACTCCGGATGCGCCAGTAAAGGCGGTAAACAAAGCGCAAGTGATAAAGGCCACAATTGCAAGACCGCCGGGTATCCAGCCCAACAAGGCTTGGGTTAGCTTCACTAAGCGCTGTGAACTATTACTGGCACTGAGCAAATAACCAGCGAAGGTGAACAAAGGAATGGCTTCAATAAGCGGGGTTTCGGTAATGCGATACATATCGATGGCGATAACCATCAAATCAATATCCACTGAATAGAAACCTAACATGGCAATCGCGAGGATACCGGCAAACAACGGCATTCCCATCAATAACAGCAGCACCACCAGTAGCATTATCAATAGCATCATGGGGCAGCGGACTCCAGTTCTTCAGGCAAACAAACCGCTAACCATAAAAATCTTAACGCCATCAGAAGCAAGGTGACAGGGATTACCGCTTGAGTAAACCAGGTTGGTAAGGTCAGAAAAGCTAAGGTGGGATTTTCAAACTCTAACAATACAAATTGATAGCAATACCAGGCTGCTACAATGCAAACCGCGCCCGTTAGCGTAAACAGAAAACGACGTATAAGTCTTGCAAGGTGTAAAGGTAAAAAGCGAGAAATCACATCGATGCTGATATGGCGAGCTGTGCGCGTAGCGTACAGTGCCCCCGACATCGCCACCCAAAGCACTAATACTTTGATAGCATCATCAGCCCACACGATCCCTGAATCAAACAGATTGCGCAGCAGGATCTGCGCGCAGGTTAAGCTAACCAGCGCTAAGAACAAAGCCACCAGAACCGTCTGCTCCAGTAGCTCAACAATTCGAATCACAGGATGCTTGTCTTTTCCCTTCCCTGCCATTATTAATTTATTCTGCTTTATCTGCCAAAAGACGCTCGAGTTTGTCAGCCATTGATTGCGAAACTGCGCCTTGGTTGATCATGGCTTGCTCAGCTTTTCTGGCGAGGTTTTTCCAGGCCGCCAGTTGCTGAGCATCCGGCGTAATTAAGTTGATTCCCTGTGCAGCCAGCGCATCTAGCGCTTTTTGGTTGTCTTTTTCACTTTCGGCATCCAACTCTTTAAAAGCTTTGCCAAACAAACTACGTACCACTTGCTGATCTTCTGGTTTTAGCTTATCAAACGCTTTTTTCTGCACCGCCAATACCGCATACACATAAATTAGTGGAACCTGAGTAACGTGTTTTATTTGCGTGTGCCACTGCAGCGTAATCGCCGCCACGGGTGATGTTGCTACCGTATCAATCAGGCCGGTTTGCAAACCAGCCAACACATCACCAATCCCCAGTGGAATGGGCGAAATAGAAAAGGCATCAAATGCAGCCACCGTTGCTGCATCAGCACTTGGCGCCCAAGTTTTACGACCTTTTAAATCATCAGGGTGGGCAATCGGCTGTTTCGACATGATATAGGCAAAACCGCCACCGGCAAGGCCAAAAGTAACAAAACCACCGTCTTCATAACCTTGTGAGATATCGGCATCAATTTCGTTACGCACTTTGCGCACCTGGCTTAAACTATCAAATTTCAAAGGCAATGAATAAACTTGGCTATCGGCATAAAAGCGCGATAGACTGCCTCCGGTCATAGCGCCACCGTGTAACTGACGGATTTTGATTTTCTTCAAAACCGCTTCGTCATCCCCCATAACGCCACCGGGGTAAAACTTAATCTTCACGCGGCCATCGCTTTGCGTTTTTACTTCACTTGCCACCTGACGAAACTTTTGCATCCAGATGGAGCCTTCTGGCGACAAAGTAGCAATCTTTAACGTCTTGGCTGATATCGAAGCCGAAGTCAAAACCAAACCAAGCAATAAAATCCTAAAAAACATGGTAAATCTGCTCTCTTAAAAATAATCTTCTGCACTGTTAAGCAGTGCTTTTGCTGCATCTTGCGCCAAGGTATTGTTCAAGGTTAAACCGGGAACAACCGGGTCAGCATTAACAACCTCTGTTAACAATTTATCGTGTAACTCTCTGTTAAATAACATACGGGCATACTGCTGAGCGTATGTCACCTTCATCATCAGGTTCTGCTCCTGAGAAATTTCAATAGCTCTCTCAAAATGTTTTCTGGCCAGCTCAGGTTTGCCACCGACGGCTGGCGGAGTCAACGTATGTATTATACCCAAATACAAATGCCCGTTGCCTTGCTGAAAATCATCATCCAGTGCCACCAGGCGCTCCATTAAACGGGTGATTTTTGGCAAATCGGCAACAGCATTA includes these proteins:
- the ruvA gene encoding Holliday junction branch migration protein RuvA, with the protein product MIGRIRGTLVEKLPPEVLIDVSGVGYEIQMPMTSLYQLPELGAEVVVYTHFVVREDAQLLFGFADRQERALFRELIKANGVGPKMALTIMSGMTAGQFAQVVNQGDVSSLVKLPGVGKKTAERLLVEMKDRLKTVFGNVEAMAVTPLDIGELAVPTAIGSARDEALSALLALGYKPPQAEKMLKTVFTEAASAEELIRDALKSVA
- the ruvC gene encoding crossover junction endodeoxyribonuclease RuvC, producing MAIILGIDPGSRVTGFGIIEQSANKTRYLGSGCIRVQGEGLAERLEQIFAGVTQVIEQYQPAQFAIEQVFMAKNPDSALKLGQARGAAIVAATQKSLPVAEYSARQIKQSVVGKGSAEKAQVQHMVMHLLNLNKKPQSDAADALAVALCHLHTQQNLIKLAGQASKTVRGRLR
- the nudB gene encoding dihydroneopterin triphosphate diphosphatase — translated: MGYKRPESVLVLIYDPQDRVLVLQRKDDPDFWQSVTGTIELEELPIETAAREVHEETGIDIIGSGYELVDTRVINQFEIRPQWRYKYPPGEFTNTEYVFTVCVDSTTPIVLTEHLTHCWLSPAEAQQKVWSQSNKEAIENHFLNLC
- the aspS gene encoding aspartate--tRNA ligase, encoding MRTNYCGNIDASYVGQTVTLCGWVNRRRDLGGVIFLDLRDREGIVQVVYDPDLPELFDTANSLRQEFCVKIEGLVRARPEGQINKQMRTGEIEILGKGLEILSKADVLPLDFNQENSEEQRLRYRYLDLRRPEMSDKIKFRARVTSAVRNFLDENGFLDIETPILTKATPEGARDYLVPSRTHKGQFFALPQSPQLFKQLLMMSGMDRYYQIVKCFRDEDLRADRQPEFTQIDIETTFMDADGVMAVTEEMVRGLFNDLLDVELGEFPKMSYAEAMQRYGSDKPDLRNPLEIVDVADLVKDVDFKVFSGPANDPKGRVAVIRVPGGASLSRKNIDEYGKFVGIYGAKGLAWLKVNDKDAGMDGLQSPILKFLSEEVATALLQRTGAETGDILLFGADSYTVVCEALGALRLKLGTDLDLLQGEWRPLWVVDFPMFEEIDGQFHALHHPFTAPRNMTPEELAQAPGTALSDAYDMVLNGVELGGGSVRIHNQDMQQQVFSILGIDAEEAREKFGFLLDALKFGAPPHAGLAFGLDRMVMLMTGSESIRDVMAFPKTTTAACPLTDAPGFANPQQLQELAIASIVKDSE
- a CDS encoding TRAP transporter large permease; amino-acid sequence: MMLLIMLLVVLLLLMGMPLFAGILAIAMLGFYSVDIDLMVIAIDMYRITETPLIEAIPLFTFAGYLLSASNSSQRLVKLTQALLGWIPGGLAIVAFITCALFTAFTGASGVTIVALGALLYPALQQAGYQQKFSLGLVTTSGSLGLLFPPSLPLILFGVIALQLDMPVSMTIEDLLVAGLLPGLLMIVMLSAWSMWMQRGNQIARQSFSFGELLDAAKLAKWEIPLPLVLLGGIYSGFFALSEAAVVTVIYLLIVQVLVYRDIPLKKLPALICEAMVMVGGILIILTASLVLTSYFIEIEAPTQLFDWVSQKIDSPLSFLIMLNLFLLVLGAFLDIFSAIVIMVPLLLPIALSFGIHPVHLGVIFLANMQIGYLTPPVGMNLFIASYRFGKPITEIYKATLGFVAVLLISLIIITYWPALSLVFIQE
- a CDS encoding TRAP transporter small permease, translating into MAGKGKDKHPVIRIVELLEQTVLVALFLALVSLTCAQILLRNLFDSGIVWADDAIKVLVLWVAMSGALYATRTARHISIDVISRFLPLHLARLIRRFLFTLTGAVCIVAAWYCYQFVLLEFENPTLAFLTLPTWFTQAVIPVTLLLMALRFLWLAVCLPEELESAAP
- the dctP gene encoding TRAP transporter substrate-binding protein DctP, translated to MFFRILLLGLVLTSASISAKTLKIATLSPEGSIWMQKFRQVASEVKTQSDGRVKIKFYPGGVMGDDEAVLKKIKIRQLHGGAMTGGSLSRFYADSQVYSLPLKFDSLSQVRKVRNEIDADISQGYEDGGFVTFGLAGGGFAYIMSKQPIAHPDDLKGRKTWAPSADAATVAAFDAFSISPIPLGIGDVLAGLQTGLIDTVATSPVAAITLQWHTQIKHVTQVPLIYVYAVLAVQKKAFDKLKPEDQQVVRSLFGKAFKELDAESEKDNQKALDALAAQGINLITPDAQQLAAWKNLARKAEQAMINQGAVSQSMADKLERLLADKAE